A section of the Veillonella criceti genome encodes:
- a CDS encoding Crp/Fnr family transcriptional regulator gives MLLPRYIFMNDFIELHSILKTAPFVKQQLGVGDFLWKPDEQLQYIHYIESGLAKTYIVHETGRRKIISYHGVGTIFPVFHELDFKIEQALVTEAVRPMTVLSFTRADFKVLVDTVGALYPHMVSWYARYINLLLYETAHQEYNAGFVKVCNILFLLQTTADAEGLKSLSISQEELAEILGMSRVNLTRHIRRLRDEGIINTSRKCIEILKLAALLAYCSGETKQETK, from the coding sequence ATGTTGTTGCCACGTTACATTTTTATGAATGATTTTATTGAATTACACTCTATTTTAAAGACGGCACCCTTTGTGAAACAACAGCTAGGTGTTGGCGATTTTTTATGGAAACCGGATGAGCAATTGCAATATATACATTATATTGAATCGGGATTGGCTAAAACCTACATTGTACATGAAACAGGGCGTCGTAAAATTATTTCCTATCATGGTGTAGGCACTATATTTCCCGTATTTCATGAGCTAGACTTTAAAATTGAACAAGCATTAGTAACCGAGGCTGTCAGGCCAATGACTGTATTATCATTTACACGGGCAGATTTTAAAGTATTAGTAGATACCGTCGGGGCTTTATATCCTCATATGGTTTCTTGGTATGCTCGCTATATTAATTTATTATTGTATGAAACGGCACATCAAGAGTATAATGCAGGCTTTGTAAAAGTCTGTAATATTTTGTTTTTATTACAGACTACAGCAGACGCAGAGGGGTTAAAAAGCTTGTCCATATCACAAGAAGAATTAGCTGAGATATTAGGTATGAGTCGCGTTAACTTGACTCGGCATATTCGGCGATTGCGAGATGAAGGAATTATCAATACCTCACGTAAGTGCATTGAGATTTTGAAATTAGCAGCATTATTAGCTTATTGTTCAGGGGAAACAAAACAAGAAACAAAATAG